The Streptomyces sp. NBC_01275 genome has a segment encoding these proteins:
- the pcaD gene encoding 3-oxoadipate enol-lactonase, translating into MTEKLLNHRAEGPTSAPALLLGPSLGTSYALWDKVAPELSVTHRVVRWDLPGHGGSAADLIGPGATVGDLAALVLALADSLGLERFAYAGVSLGGAVGLHLALHHPERVSSLAMICSSAHFNGAKPWEERAALVRREGLAGLAEGADARWFTPGFTVPELIADHRDADPDAYAACCDALGAFDLRDRLAEVAVRTLLVAGRQDPATPPAHLREIADAVPDATLVELPGASHLAPAERPEAVLTALRTHLDGGATRGMEVRREVLGDAHVDRAQARQTPFTARFQDFISRYAWGEIWTDPTLSRRERSMITLTALVAHGHYDELAMHVRAARRNGLTPEEIGAVLLQTAVYCGVPAANSAFATAQRVLAEEDDGSRG; encoded by the coding sequence TTGACCGAGAAGCTGCTCAACCACCGTGCCGAGGGGCCGACTTCCGCTCCCGCGCTGCTGCTCGGCCCCTCGCTGGGCACGTCGTACGCGCTGTGGGACAAGGTCGCGCCCGAGCTTTCCGTGACGCATCGCGTGGTCCGCTGGGATCTGCCGGGGCACGGGGGCTCCGCCGCCGACCTGATCGGTCCCGGGGCCACCGTCGGCGATCTCGCCGCCCTGGTGCTGGCGCTCGCCGACTCCCTCGGCCTGGAGCGGTTCGCGTACGCGGGCGTGTCCCTGGGCGGCGCGGTCGGCCTGCATCTGGCGCTGCACCACCCGGAGCGCGTCTCGTCCCTCGCCATGATCTGCTCCTCGGCCCACTTCAACGGCGCGAAGCCGTGGGAGGAACGGGCGGCGCTGGTGCGGCGCGAGGGGCTGGCCGGGCTGGCGGAGGGCGCCGACGCCCGTTGGTTCACGCCCGGGTTCACCGTGCCGGAGCTGATCGCCGACCATCGCGACGCCGACCCGGACGCGTACGCCGCCTGCTGCGACGCGCTGGGCGCGTTCGACCTGCGGGACCGGCTGGCGGAGGTCGCCGTACGGACGCTGCTGGTCGCGGGGCGGCAGGATCCGGCGACGCCGCCCGCGCATCTGCGGGAGATCGCGGACGCCGTGCCGGACGCCACGCTCGTCGAGCTTCCCGGCGCCTCGCACCTCGCGCCCGCCGAGCGCCCCGAGGCCGTGCTGACCGCGCTGCGCACGCACCTCGACGGCGGAGCCACGCGGGGCATGGAGGTACGGCGGGAGGTGCTCGGCGATGCGCATGTGGACCGGGCGCAGGCCCGGCAGACGCCGTTCACGGCCCGCTTCCAGGACTTCATCTCGCGCTACGCCTGGGGCGAGATCTGGACCGACCCGACGCTCAGCCGCCGTGAGCGCAGCATGATCACACTGACCGCGCTGGTCGCGCACGGCCACTACGACGAGCTGGCCATGCATGTGCGGGCGGCCCGCCGCAACGGGCTCACCCCGGAGGAGATCGGCGCCGTGCTCCTCCAGACGGCCGTGTACTGCGGGGTGCCCGCGGCGAACTCGGCGTTCGCGACGGCCCAGCGGGTGCTGGCCGAGGAGGACGACGGCAGCCGCGGCTGA